The following DNA comes from Camelina sativa cultivar DH55 chromosome 14, Cs, whole genome shotgun sequence.
GTGTGTCATAtgacatccattaatttttttttttcatattagcttttgttaaaataagtaatttatccTTGTTGAAGAAACATATTGTTTTATTGACACCcctctcaaattttattgacaCCTATGACTCAGTTTTCTGGTTCCGCCACTGGTGGGACTTGGGTTGTTAGTGGGGATAACTGGGCAAGAGGCAAAACCATTTATGCTCGTGATATCCTTGGTACATTATTATAATGTTGtacctgcatatatatatttaacttttagttTTGTCCATGAAATTTTTCATGAGGAaagtagttaatttttttactcaTAATGATTTGTATATAAACGCAAAATGCACAcgttttagattttagtttcaggttatGACATGACCAACAGTACGTACTAAGATACTCTATTTACTGTTACATGTCCTGGACTCCTGGTTAGTggtatgatatattttatatatatacataatcttattcttcaaatatttggtacaaaaaaaaaattgtccaaaCCACAAGCATGTTacaacaatagaaaaaaatagaaaaaaggaaggaaacctacgaatttataaaaaaaaaggaaggaaacctacgaatttattaaaaaaggaaagaaatctACGAAACAATCTATATTGAGAATTTATAGGTGTTGACTACTTGACCAAATTAAAACGATTTGGGTCAAATATGTTAAAGGTTTTAATTTTGGTGACCCTAGTAAACACCTATAAGTTCTTACATAGATAGACTGTTCTTGAAATTGCAAGGGATCACCTGGATACATTACCAAATGGCTCATTCATCTAGGCACGTTTCCTTTGTTGAGGCTACGGTTCCAATAACTATTGTCATGACAGTGTTATGCTTGTTTCTAGCCAATGCCGTGACCCATGCCCGAAGACCGACCACTTACACTGTGGGAGGACAAGACGGTTGGGACCCGGTTATTCCGATGGACAGTTGGGCACAAGGCAAAACCTTTTATGCTGGTGATATCCTCGGTATGTATCATGTATCAATGATCTTAAAATTATTCATAGTACGTAACGTGATTGATAAACAAATCTAtccatagtttttttctttttgtttggtaagaTATCTATTCATAGTTTAGTGGGATAACTCTAATCTTCTTTGACattagatttaattatattggTACATTGCAGAATTCAAGTACGATTATCAGAGATTCAACATGGTTGTGGTAAACCGAACGGGTTATGAAACTTGTCAGGCGAACGATGGAGCGGAAGAGTATTACTCAGGTGACGATAAGATCCAACTTCATTACGGTTATAACTACTTCATCGGAACGTATACTCCCGAGGATTGTACCACCGGTTTAAAGCTGGCCATCAAAGCATTATAAGCATTGgctccaaaataaaattaaatgaaacaaCTTACTATATAATGAGTGGTATCTGGTATGGTAAGTTTTTCGTAGTGTTATATATGGAGTCAAATatcaaagattaataaaatatcttgatAAATTGGTATTGCGTTTTAATTGTATAGCTTACATACTTTCAAACCTCTCTGTCATATCGTACATCCATCTTTGAAGATGGCCGTCAAAGCATTAATTGGCACctccaaattaaatatatatcaattaaCTATAAGTGATACGATTAGTATTTTCGTAGTGTTGAAGTTTTACTTTACCAGTTTAAGTGCTTAAAACGttagattaattaataaaatgattttGATAAACTTCATTCGGTGCCTTAATTGCTTTTGTACTCTGCCCTGTTTGTTTGACCATTTAGCATTGGAATATTGGATGATCCATTTAAATGATTCATACAATTAAGAAATACTATTGTTGAAATCTTCTCCGATTTAGTAGCTTTTGTGctccataaataaaatattttgatgttgACGctagattttttctttctatcaacAAAAGTGGAAACATAACTCTCGCacgaaaagacaaaaataaatgacGAGGAAAACCGAAACCGGATCAAGATAAAGAGAATTGTAACTTGATTCACACTTGTCACACATGCATAACATGGATAATATACGTACACATATACAGAGTGCCAGTGTTGTATATATTACATCTTAATTAAGGAACTGTCCAGAGTGAATGATCAGGTAAGATCAAGGAATGGATAGACACGAACAGGATCCACGTGTTCAGCTTTAGACTCTCTCGTACCACATCTGTCTCCTAATTACTTCCACTGCGCGTCTTTAAGCTCTCTCCCTCGCTgttcaactcttcttctcttaccttttcttccttcttccttcagAAGTTAATTTTGATCGTCTCTAATTTAAAGGGTTTTAAATGGCAACATCTGCTAGAAGGGCATACGGATTCGGGAGAGCTGACGAGGCGACTCACCCGGACTCCATGAGAGCCACTTTGGCTGAGTTTCTTTCTACTTTCGTCTTCGTCTTTGCTGGAGAAGGCTCCATCCTCGCTCTAGGTTCGTATTTTataacataccaaaaaaaaggaacattTTCAGCCatataataattgttaccaATTACCATCATCTTTACTTGAGAGAGTATTAATGAGAAGTAACACTAGCTCCTTCACAAACTTACTAATTatgtaaacacttttagattTATCAGTTTGAATCaggatttttgttttacttagtAAAGAAAATATGACTTCATTTGACATTaatgattataaatattatCGTTGGAgctatatatgcatgcatgtgtGATAtgaacctatatatatatgtgtgttattGGACAGACAAGTTGTATTGGGACACGGCGGCTCACACGGGGACAAACACGCCGGGAGGGTTAGTTCTGGTGGCGTTAGCTCATGCGTTGGCCTTGTTCGCGGCTGTTTCGGCAGCCATCAATGTCTCCGGTGGCCACGTTAACCCCGCTGTCACTTTTTCTGCTCTAATCGGAGGCAGGATCTCGGTGATCCGAGCTATCTACTATTGGATTGCTCAGCTTCTTGGTGCTATACTCGCTTGTCTCTTGCTGAGGCTTGCCACTAATGGCTTGGTATATTACTTCTTATCAGTTTCTATATTACTAATTATGTATATGATGACCGTCTAGTCAGGTTTTCGATTGGTACGGTTTTTGTAGAACCAGGAACTTTGTATATATTATCTCTGCTTATGACTGAATGTGATTATCTGTGATGCAGAGACCAGTCGGTTTCCATGTTGCATCTGGAGTTAGTGAGCTTCATGGGCTAGTGATGGAGATCATACTTACATTTGCATTGGTGTACGTCGTATACTCGACTGCAATCGATCCAAAGAGAGGGAGTATTGGGATCATAGCGCCGCTAGCCATTGGGCTCATAGTTGGTGCAAACATTTTGGTGGGAGGACCATTCGATGGGGCCTCCATGAATCCGGCAAGAGCCTTTGGTCCAGCACTAGTAGGATGGAGATGGAGTAACCATTGGATCTATTGGGTTGGACCATTCATTGGTGGTGCTCTTGCGGCACTTATCTATGAGTACATGGTAATCCCCAGCGTGAACGAACCTCCTCACCACAGTATCCACCAACCATTGGCTCCGGAAGATTACTAGACCGGACCAATCTTCATATGGAGAGGGTTTTCTCTTTGTATAAATAATCCGTGTGTTTGCTTGTGTTGTTTGTCTctcttggctttttttttttccccctgcAATTTCCTATGTATAATTTGAGTCCACGCCAGAAGCTTTTTTCTTGTAATGtacttataaaataataaagattttCAATGATCTGATAAGAATGGAGACATCTATGGCTTTTCTCTCAAAGCGCTGTACATGTAACAATTCCTAACTTCCTCTGGTTCTATAAAATCAGTCTTTGTATCTGGAAACCTGCAAAAAACTTTACTCATGTTAAGAAGGTCCTCTCATCTTTTCAACAATCTGTCTACTCTTTTCCTCCATGTGCCGCCTTTTCTCTTCCAACTTCTCCCCCATTTTCTTCCCAAGATCCAACATCCTTGCTCGTCTTCCCACTTTCTTTCCCCTTGAATCATCATCTTCGCTTGAAAATATAGTCCTAGATGGTGATTGAACAGCAGAAGACTCTCTGGTGCTCCCTCTTGAATTCATCTCCTGTTTTTCACTGCTGCTGGATAGCAGTAGTGGAGTTCTCAGTTCTTCCAAGGTCTTATCACACTCTAGTGTTACGGTTGAGGAATTTGACGATGGTGTAGACATAATAGCCTCTGCTTCTTCAGTATTCGGTTTCTGGAAAGCAGTGGCCGCTTTCTGCACTAGCTCAGACTGAGCACAGGAGGAAGATGATATAGCTCCTGCTTCAGAAATCAATGGCTTCTGGGTGGCGCTTGCAGTTCTCTGCATTTGCTCAGACTGAACACAGGAGGAAGAAGTCGGTGGCTTGTCAGATTTACATCTCGTTTCTGTTGCTTGGGAGCTATTGTGATCGTTTTCTTGATTCAGCCACATGAATGGAGCGGTTTTTCGTTGAACCCAATCATCTTTTTCAGCAATCATCCAAGGAATTGTCAGGCTTTCACAGTTGGGAAGAACCACCGCTTCTCGTATTGCCGTCTGCAGAATCATAATGTAGTCTCTCAGTCTGTCAGCTCAAAGTTCACTAGAGACCAAACAGAAGAGAACCCCAAAGGAAAAAGAAACTGTACCTTAAACCGGTTGATCAAGAACATTGCAACATGGCTGTTGGTGATTTTGTGTTCCCCAACAGAAGATGCGAGATCGAATTCTATATCCGGCATGCTCGTGAATCCAAACCATAATTGATCAGAAGGAGGCGGCTTCATGTGTACCCGCAGTGTCCCTCGAAGAGAAGACACCCGTATTGACAAAGATATAGGCACCTGCATTTGAGATACAGAGATTTCTCTAAGATACCATATTGAGACATGAATGgctggaaaaaaaataacataacaacCCAGCCAAAGGTTATATTAAGCCAACAAGCAGTATAAAAACTGTCTTGTAGACATTTGAAAAATGAGAATTAACCTGGGAAACTTGTTCAGCAATTGTCTTAAGAATAGACTTCCATCTGGATACACCATTTGGACCTGCCTTCGTACCTTTTGAGCCTTTGGATTCATCTGCAACCAACAAAAAGATGATAAGAAAATTCATTTCGTAACTATCATCCTGATAAATACATTTGAACAGGAGTTGCTAGCAAGATCTCTGAGTAGCAAGATCTCTGAGGGCAAAACGAGAGAAGACTACATTAATCCATATTCAGTAAACAATGAACTAGCCTGCTTTACTGGCTCCACCATTTTTCACTCCTCCAGCGTCAACACTTTTAACAGGGATGGCTAATTGCTTTTCAAAATCTTCAACACCTACAGCGAAGTTTGATGGGACTTCGCCTGCATAACTTGTCTGCAATCTTGTGTCGGTTATTCCTTTTTGCAGATCCACCTCGCGGATGTCAACACGTGTTTCAACGTCAATCACGGCTTCACCAGAGTATTCGATATCCAGTTCGAATGCCCACACACCACTCATCTCCATTGGAAGAACTcgtgtggcatgtatatgaggTGGGAGATTTCCAGTGTCAACATCGGAACAGATTAGTGCACCTATGTAGCTTGGAGTCCTCATGTTGGATAACACCCGCTGTTTGAAAACCACAAAAGTAACATCTTTGGTTGGTTATAGAAATCAGATCATCTCAAAATTATGAGTTCATAAAAGGTTTCAAGAATCTAGAAAAGTGCAGACCTGGATTCGTGCTTGCACTGAATTTTTCACTCCTGTTTTCCGTTTGAGATCGAAAAATAGCCTAGAAATTAGCAAATTCCAGGCTAATGTTCCTTCATCCATGTCAACCTTGTCCTCAGAGTCTCCATCTGAAACCCCAGAAACATGACTGCTATGGCTCACAGAACGTGAAAAAATAGGCACATCAGTTTCATCTGTGATGTAATCTCCCATCCTTTTTCCTGAAAGACTCTTCCCTGAGCTGCTTCCACGTTGTGAATAGGTTTTCCTGTCTTCACGATGTGATCGCTTTCTAGAAAATTTCCTGAAGAACAGGCGAACCTTTGAGGAAGAACCATCCGTTCTATTCCCTCTGTCAAGTGACTCAAAACTAAACCCAAGCGATGGTTTCATAAAAGAAGGATATGCAACATTAAGAGACGTCACATAGTTACGGAAatcttgtttcagtttggtgGAGTACCAAATAAACCTTTCTTGATTTTCGCAAGCAGCAAGACGAAGGGCTTTACACCATGACTCCTTTTCCCAAGAAGTCTCGAGATAGATGTAAAAGACTTGGTTTCCCTTATACAAGTCTGGAGAAATCTTGCTTTCAACTTTTATAGGATATCTTTTGgccctaaacaaaaaaaaaattggtgataAAAACATTAGAACaatcaaaactttatataatGTGATTCAAAGGACCAGAATTTCACAATCCCATTGCttaaagaaacatataccatttCCTAGTAGGGAGATCAGAGCCAGAAACAGCTTCAATAGAGCAACCTTTTAAAGAAACAATGGTGAGAGTGCCATCATGATCCGACAAGATGAGCTTGTGATCTTTGATCCGAGCGAATTTACGAAGCGGATGAATCTCCAAgaagtctctcttcttcttgtgctctTTAGGTAACTTTTCCTTCATCATCCAGTTCTTTAGAACCTCATCCAACTCCAAAATCCATACCATTCCCTGTGTTATcattaaaacatacaaaaacagATAAATTCTGCGAAAGACATCCAAAAATTGCCAGAAACAGATTCATCCAACTCCCAAAACGAACTCAATTCTCACAACATGCACACATTCCGAAATTATAAACCCagaattttcaatttcttatcTTTAAAGGACGAACCTTTCTTATCGGAAATACAAAACCCTTAAAAGGAGAGATTGAGAATGAGATCGATCACCTGTTTGTTGATAGAGAAATCGATGGGTTGGCGAGGAGGAGGATTGGTGGTAGATGTAGGATCATCATCAGAACCGGGTTTTGACTCAATCTGATCTCTCTTACGATTCAATCGCTTCAGAAGATACATAAAGCCAGCAGCTTCGGCGGCTAAGACGGCGAGAATTCCCAGGAAAAAGCCAGAGA
Coding sequences within:
- the LOC104740478 gene encoding basic blue protein-like, giving the protein MAHSSRHVSFVEATVPITIVMTVLCLFLANAVTHARRPTTYTVGGQDGWDPVIPMDSWAQGKTFYAGDILEFKYDYQRFNMVVVNRTGYETCQANDGAEEYYSGDDKIQLHYGYNYFIGTYTPEDCTTGLKLAIKAL
- the LOC104740481 gene encoding probable aquaporin TIP3-2 — its product is MATSARRAYGFGRADEATHPDSMRATLAEFLSTFVFVFAGEGSILALDKLYWDTAAHTGTNTPGGLVLVALAHALALFAAVSAAINVSGGHVNPAVTFSALIGGRISVIRAIYYWIAQLLGAILACLLLRLATNGLRPVGFHVASGVSELHGLVMEIILTFALVYVVYSTAIDPKRGSIGIIAPLAIGLIVGANILVGGPFDGASMNPARAFGPALVGWRWSNHWIYWVGPFIGGALAALIYEYMVIPSVNEPPHHSIHQPLAPEDY
- the LOC104740479 gene encoding testis-expressed sequence 2 protein-like; amino-acid sequence: MFSFVCFVFLLSGFFLGILAVLAAEAAGFMYLLKRLNRKRDQIESKPGSDDDPTSTTNPPPRQPIDFSINKQGMVWILELDEVLKNWMMKEKLPKEHKKKRDFLEIHPLRKFARIKDHKLILSDHDGTLTIVSLKGCSIEAVSGSDLPTRKWAKRYPIKVESKISPDLYKGNQVFYIYLETSWEKESWCKALRLAACENQERFIWYSTKLKQDFRNYVTSLNVAYPSFMKPSLGFSFESLDRGNRTDGSSSKVRLFFRKFSRKRSHREDRKTYSQRGSSSGKSLSGKRMGDYITDETDVPIFSRSVSHSSHVSGVSDGDSEDKVDMDEGTLAWNLLISRLFFDLKRKTGVKNSVQARIQRVLSNMRTPSYIGALICSDVDTGNLPPHIHATRVLPMEMSGVWAFELDIEYSGEAVIDVETRVDIREVDLQKGITDTRLQTSYAGEVPSNFAVGVEDFEKQLAIPVKSVDAGGVKNGGASKADESKGSKGTKAGPNGVSRWKSILKTIAEQVSQVPISLSIRVSSLRGTLRVHMKPPPSDQLWFGFTSMPDIEFDLASSVGEHKITNSHVAMFLINRFKTAIREAVVLPNCESLTIPWMIAEKDDWVQRKTAPFMWLNQENDHNSSQATETRCKSDKPPTSSSCVQSEQMQRTASATQKPLISEAGAISSSSCAQSELVQKAATAFQKPNTEEAEAIMSTPSSNSSTVTLECDKTLEELRTPLLLSSSSEKQEMNSRGSTRESSAVQSPSRTIFSSEDDDSRGKKVGRRARMLDLGKKMGEKLEEKRRHMEEKSRQIVEKMRGPS